A window of Daucus carota subsp. sativus chromosome 2, DH1 v3.0, whole genome shotgun sequence genomic DNA:
aaaaacTTGAGCAAAAAATCGCCCTCCGGATTCAACTCGAAGAGGAAAAGTTGACAAAAGGATCCCGGTCCAAGCGCTACCGGAAGGAAACAACACCCGAACTCATCTCTGATGACGAGGATGAGAGACCGGGACAAACCAACCTCAGAGACATGATCAATGAACTCAACCGGAAAATCGGAAATGATGCCGGGCTTGAAATTGGGGGAACCCTGACTCCCTTCAGCCACTCCTTGGAATCCATACCCCGACAAAAGGGTATGAAACACTACAACTTCGAATCCTTCAATGGACTAGGTGACCCGGAGGAACACCTGCACTATTTTGAACAGATAGCCCAAATTTACTGGTACAATGATCTAACCAAATGTCGCTTCTTCGCATCCACATTCAAGGGAGGGGCCCAGAGGTGGTTCAGCCGGATCCCCTCCCGGAGCATCGGGTCCTGGAAAGATTTCAGGGAAGCCTTCCTCAGAAGGTTTCGAGCAAACAAGACACATGAACTCCATATGTGTCACCTGGAAACGGTTCGCCAATATGACAATGAGGCACTCTCAGACTACATGAAACGTTTccaggaagcaatcaacaaaatttccaaCCTGGATGAGCGCGAGGCTCTGAGCATATTCCGAAGGAACCTGGACCCGGAACAAAATGAGAGATATGTGGTCGAGTTGATCAACAAAGAACCCCAGAGCCTGGCAGCTGCCTATGCCATGGCTGCAAAATTCATTAAGGAAACCGATGTGCTCCAAGCAATGAGGATGACCCGACAGGGCAGTTCAAAAGGAAAACAAGTCGAAGATAGACCCAGGAAAGAATATCACCAGGATAAGAAATTCAAACCGGACAGACAGACAAACTTCATCCAACAATCAGGTTCCAAGAGAACCAGCCAACAGGGATCCGGGTCCAGGAGTGACCCCGGTCCAAACAAAACAACCAGAGAGCCAAAACCAGAGCCCGATTGGACTCCGTTAAACAGATCCCGGgaggatatactcaaagaaatcAGAGACAAACCCTTCTACTACCCACCAAAACCTATGCAGACTCCTCCAGAGAGCAGACCTGCTAACCGACATTGTGACTATCATGGCACCCACGGTCACAAAACGGAAAACTGCATATCCCTCAAGTATTTCATTGAAGAGCAAATCAGCAAAGGCAACATGGGGCAGTACATAGCCCGGAACACAGCAAACAAGGGAGAGGGTTCGGGGAAACAAAAGAACATTGTCAACGTGGTCTTGGGAGGATCCTGTTCCCCTCCTCCCAGCCCGGACTCATGTCAAGAGGTAATGTCCATCCAAGTCTTCCCCGAACAAGTCATttccttcagcagcaaggaCTTCGAGGGTGTCACCCGGGGTCACAATCAGGCCCTGGTGGTAACCCTGGATATAGCCGAGAATGAGGTCAGACGGATCTTAGTCGACAATGGCTCTTCAGCAAACATCCTGTTCAAACACACCATGGACCGAATGCAACTAGGGAACATCCGGATGAACGACTACAGGGAGGACCCCTTATACGGATTCGGGAATAGCATTGTCCCGGTCCTAGGAACCCTTTACCTCCCGGTTCGTTTCGGCACGGCCCCAACCCAAGTCGTCCATATGATCAAATTCTATGTCACAGACACTCCTTCATCTTACAATGTGATCATCGGCCGTCCGGGTCTAAACAAAATCGAAGCCATCACTTCTGTCACGCACCTGAAATTCAAATTCCCGACTCCGTTTGGGGTAGGCGAAGTCAAAGGAGATTCGGAAACAGCCGGGGTGTGTTACAGCCAAGCCTTGGTTATGGCGGAAACCCATATGGACAACAAGAGGAAGGCTACCGTCTTCCAAAAACAGAGAAGTAACAAAAAGCATCGACCTTACCCAAGAACAAATCCTAAGGGTGAAGTACAGGTCATCGACCTAGACCCGGGTCATCCGAACCCGGGAGCATCCAATCCTGGTCCTGGACAAAGCAACCAGAAAGCAACCCGATAAGGAAAGTCCCGGCTCAAGATTTTGTGGAAAAGAACACTGACGCCCGGATCCAGCAAATGATCTCGGCACAAGAATTGACCAAGGTCGAAGCTGCGGTCGAGACCGAGTCGGTCCTGATCGAAAAAGACAACCCGATAAGGAAAGTCAAAATTGGAAAAGGCCTGGATACTGTTTTTAAAGAGGAACTCATCCAACTACTCCGGAGCTATGCAGATGTCTTTGCCTGGAGCCCGGACGACATGCCCGGGTTGGATGAATCATTGGCAATACACAGCCTTGACGTCGATCCCAAAAAGAAGCCTGTAAAACAAAAACGAAGAAATTTTGCCCCGGAGAGGCAAAAGGCAATAGATGAGGAAGTTGGCAAGTTAATGAAGGCCGATATCATATGTGAAATCAAATACCCGGAATGGCTCGCCAACGTAGTCATGGTTAAGAAAGCAAACGGCAAGTGGAGGATGTGCGTCGACTACACGGATCTGAATGCAGCGTGCCCCAAGGACCCTTATCCTCTACCAAGCATTGACCAGCTCATTGATGCCACATCAGGACACCTAATGTTAAGCTTTATGGACGCCTTCTCCGGGTATAACCAGGTTAAGATGAACCCTGCAGACATAGCCAAAACAGCCTTCATAACCCACCGGGCAGTGTATGCCTACAAACTGATGCCTTTCGGGTTAAGGAACGCCGGGTCCACATACCAGAAAGCcatgaatgaaattttcaaagatCAACTTGGAAGGAATTTGGAATGCTACGTCGACGACATCATCTCCAAATCCACTTCGGTCCCGGGTCACATTTCTGATCTCAAAGAATGTTTTGAGAACATGAGAAGGACTAAGCTAAAGCTCAACCCGGACAAGTGCACCTTTGGAGTTGAGGCTGGAAAATTTTTGGGTTTTATGGTGAGCAACCGGGGTATCGAGGCCAACCCGGAGAAGATCAAAGCTGTACAAGAGATGCAACCACCTCGGACTCAGAGGGAAGTTCAAAAGCTAGCGGGGTCCTTGGCAGCACTTCGAAGGTTTGTCTCCAAACTCGCTGAAAGATGTCTACCATTCTTTGAGTTGTTAAAAGGGGCAAAAAATCAGAAATTGGTAGAATGGGGCCCGGATTGCCAGAGAGCTCTTGATGAAATAAAAGCATACCTGTCCAAGCCTCCGATCCTGACAAAAGCCTTGCCAGGAGAACCCCTCTACCTATACCTGTCAGCCGGACCCTTTGCCGTCGGGGCGGCTTTGATCAGGGAAGAAGCCGGGCAACAGAAGCCCGTCTATTATGTTAGCCAAGTCTTGAAGGATGCGGAGACCAGATATcccaacttagaaaaatttgcaTTTGCACTGATCACCGCATCCAGGAAACTCAGACACTACTTTCAAGGAAGAGAAATCAGGATTGTCACAGATCAACCTTTGAGGAAAATCATCCACAAGCCAGACATCTCCGGGAGGCTGGTAAACTGGGCAATCGAACTTAGCCAGTTCAGCCTAACATTCCTACCCCGGACAGCAGTCAAAGCCCAGGTCCTGGCAGACTTCGTGGTGGAATGCAACTTCCCTGAAAACCAGACAACTCTCATGGAAACCGAACCAGGACCCCCGGTAGAGTCTAACCCGGGGTCTTGGATACTCCACGTCGACGGCTCCTCAACAACCGAAAGGTCAGGGGCCGGACTAATCCTGAAGAGCCCGGATGGGTTCACCATCAAAACAGCAATCTCCTTCAGTTTCACAGCAACCAACAACCAAGCGGAATACGAAGCCCTTCTAGCAGGGTTAAAGTTAGTCCGGACCCTGTCCATCCGAAACCTCACCATCTATAGTGATTCCCAAATTGTGGTCAGGCAGACAAATGGGGAATACCTCGCCAAAGACCCGATTCTGACAAGGTATCAAGCCTTGGTGAAAAGCTACCTTACCCTGATCCCCGGGTGCAAAATTTTGCAAGTCAATAGAGAAGAAAATGCTGAAGCTGACAACCTCTCCAGGTTGGTCCAAAATTCGGCGGATCTGGACAGCTCAGTCTATTTCGAAGAGTTGCACAAACCAACAATAGAGCAGGAAGAAATCTTTGAAATCAACAACAACCCTACCTGGATGACTCCCCTGATCAACTACATAGAGAAGGGAGAGTTACCCGAAGACAAGGGGAAAGCACAACGGCTGAATGTAATATCCcatgtttttaaaattagttgATGATTATTATAGATCTAATATGTTgatattattgttggctttaATGGAATAGTGAtatgattatgtgaatagtgtgaatgtgattatatttgttatttggattaatatggattttacagattttgcgtcctccttctttttctgattccgaggacggaatccctataaggagggtagattgtaataacccggattttaaaaatatttttattaatattataaatgattttttaaaaagaaaggaataagatttgatattttattccagtttaatgagttttcaaaggtttatatttaaacctcgggttattgtgttattgataaataattgtattttcaaaactgattttcatatattgttttgagaattctgtatgaatattatgtgaatatatgtgtgatgtgagtaagtggtattggtggatttgttggttaattaattatggttaattatgagtattatatgattaatatatgaatttttgtgaattttatattatctggtttattgtgttaactgctcatatgtggtcatatttgagagatttcaatttctatatgctcaggagaaaatatagttatttggatattttcatatcgatttatggaatgttagatgattttataatcgatttacggatttaattgtgtatatttatattgatttattaattatttgacttccgtaaaaccgtccactcgtaacgaggtagcaaattttcttcccggaagtttcaacaaaactcacctctagcctaatttgaatattccggacatttttcgtgttttgattttttcgatccggagtacggttttccccggagtcggtccggcggagtttttcgggtattttaattgttgataattatccagtttgtctcgataaacgtgaaacgagatattttgattattatactcatccttatcttgtaataattgcaatgggacccgcagaccaataattgagttaaaaagccccgttttgatgattatcttgaaaaccagtaccgattggaccccgctttattaatataaagctattaaatacgtattttcatgtcatatacgatccaaaggggtaccaattatttgtaaatataaatagacctttctagagcttattttcacccgtaaaatcatttcaccagtttctttccacgaataccgagagaaaccgagcggtgttcttcgtgttcttcataatcaaacgaagatttgaaggtgttattggaatccgatggaggcgtataaatagtcaaaacgaagctcttgACGAGTAGAATCTAGTATAATCATCCGTTTATATGCAGATTGAACAGgtgattttatttgatttttataaaattcgaattattaagatttaaatagtggatttttgcaaacgtgtttgtttgattgttttgatgattccatgttgtagtacatgtttttctcgtcgttttggtatattatatgttgaatttcgaGTTCGGAATCATATAGAAAAGTCAGTTTGATTATTGGGTTgtgttcttgagtgttcttgaaGGTTTGCAATCGATTTTGGGGGTTTTTAATCTGTTAAATCTGGATGTTATTCGAAGGCACCAACACGTTTAGTGCACTGAGTAGAGTTGATTGGTAGCTTCAGATTGAGTGGAGGTGGTCGGAGGAGGCCTTGCCGGAGTCCGGCAGTCGAGAATGAAGGATGGAAATCCGGCCATTTGGCCTCGtttcttcaaattttaagcTGTAGAATGAGTTTGTGGTGGTGTATTTATGGTATCTGGAGTTGCTGGTGATTAACGGAGGCCGGGAACAGTAGTTCCGGCGAGTCAAGGGGGCGGCGATGGAAAATTTCCATTTAGCCCCCAGACTTTTGAAGATGGTGAAGTGTGTGTATCATGGTTTCAAAACTTACACAACGGCCCCTGTAACTTTGAAAAGTTACAGTTTAAACCTTGGccaaaaactttcaaaagtttacaaaataaaccttttgatttaattttctaaaattgttttatttaattattttaaattccaaaaatagtttttaattatttctttattcaaaaataaatctaaattagtttattaattaattttaattagtaattaattattttaattggtcaattaatttaaatattaattgattaattattttaattaattattaattgattttaattgattaattaattggatttaattatcctttttgatttaaaaattccgaaaaatagtttcgagctttgaaatatttttctaaattatgttcaaggctcgacaattgtttatgaatgatttcaagtccagtttcaagtatttgggacttgattatttatttgaaaagtgattcttttatcgattttaattccgaaaaatgtttaaaaattacagaaatttcccgaaaaatcattttgaacTCAAGACTTGATTTGACCTCTATTggggtgggaaaccttatgtgtaatgtgttgtctgctattggttggatgtCTTATGTGTCGATATAAGAGTGAGAAAACGGTTTtaaacatatcttttgatccgtaagtcggaatcgagtgaaacgaaagagagatgaaagcttataaagtctagtttgatatgacataataatatgatggagtcgagaatgtgaataattgttgttaaatgtgccaaatgtgattatatgttgtTGGATTGTTATTAATTGATGACTACGTGATATATATGTCTATTCCTGATattatatacgtgataaatgacttatatgacatagtgtcatgatttgattaatattggataaggacatatggattataggaattggaattggttgattggttgttggacaaaataggataacaggtggatagtcttatacatggacgagacgatgtcggattttcgataagatttatatgatatttaattgataatatgttatgtggaatatgattggactatatggtagagtcaaagcatgattatgtgttaagtgatatttgatgagtttaaaggggtatataagtgggtatcgatatacgtgatatgtatatgcgatatattgtttagtgactatagtattatcttattctcgtaaaggatttggaggagacgtgtacgctcgaagacgtcagaaagtcACGTGGTgttacaaagcgaataagggatgaatcgagtaagcgaagcgaagatgtacggtagatagagtatagccagagatggtctagagactatgagatgcatagattgtgaaagtggaaagatgagattgagatgtgagactggagtcagatttaaggcaagtatcctgcaccctgcttttggatatattgcatattctgatccattctttttatatgtgttgcaagtatcctaaacccttctcttggatatattgcaaatattctgatccattcctttggtatctgTTGCAAGAATTCGTACCTTTCCTTTCTATATTTAAAAGTGCATATGTTCGGATCTATTCTTTCtattcttcaagtttctaaagaatttccgttttattaattaattcgaagttcagattgtcattgaagcatgtgttgctcagtgatagttagagctttgaatgaattgggatcttcttgattattcaacccgccattgtcatgctggtttagcaggctaacttcagttgcttagccggtaatggaggatactgaatagttgaggatttcctgaactgtgatttatgaaatgatggatcatgatttatgaatagattattatcaaagtttgaattggaattatcctgttgttgatgatagttatgatgatgttctgttaatttacattgccttcttgaattgaattagagaattggattattgtttttttatataaacctgtggaccagattcgtggtcatgttaggccaatgagtgccttggatccagtgatagagcatggcggggcctgctcggggttagtgcggaactgatcagctgcctaaccttggttttaattaaaatgtgatagtccaattcaataattctttggaaagattaaatttctcagtttaaatgctgcaaggtattgtaaattattctatacaataccatgaactcatgaactcaggttgaatccttttatatcttgaactcgtgaacttctattatatcatttcagaactatcattgtttattattacttgctgagcattgttgctcacccttgctattcctttctaaccatttcagaaaggcttaaagatgagatgattgattgagattgtgagtaaggctaatgctaggcgaggagacagagttgaggatccagtggtcgagaaGTGTGCAAAAGGTTGATGAGGTTGATGCAAGCTAGAGCTGTGCTATAGGGATTCAagtgtaagtcatagctggaatagttgacagtgattcttcttatcgaagatgatctgatttggtaagagatgttgtgtaataatagtggtagattctaatttcaatactgtaacctggaagcgatcctgttgttttgggggtgaagatgttctcttttaaatcttttatttaacgtctttcaaatcttttattaaatgttttcaagttttaaattctctGAATTTCacgttttaaattcttttgggtttaattatctttaataataaaaaaaaaaaatatacaggatttcaaaagtgtttaaaaataggttttatgtggtgacgtcagaatccagacccccggattcctggactgtcacagttggtatcagagcgacaggttacaagttattgaaatttgaatatagatTATAGTCTTAAGTTTTCTAGAGAAGAATGTTGTGTGACCTCATATAGAGGTATTGTGAGACTATGTAGAAATAGTATAGAGATGTGATAGAGGTGTAGAATCTGGTTGGACGATCAAGTTGAGTGTAGAAGTTTAGAGAGATTTTGATTCTTAAGTTTAGACATAGGATTTCTAGTTTGTTGACAAATTGAGATGATGAATTGTGTGAAAGGTCAAGATTAGACCTAGatagaagagtttgatagtaaatgattgagttgagaatggtgaaaatgcagagttcagagtattctgactatactgcatagCTGAAAATGGTCCAGTGTATTGATTTGAGAATGATAAAgatgcatggttcatagtatgttgaccatgtcagatatttggaagaTGTATATGATTTTAGTGATATATGAAGAGTTAGTGTAGAATATGAGTTGTGTTGAATCAGAAGGAGAGATTTGTAGATAGAGGTTGATAGATGAGAAGTGCATGATAGAGAGTAAGTGAAGTTGATTCAGGTTATTAGAAGCGATATTTGCGAGTAATTTAGAATGTTAATTCTCACGACGACGTTTTAAGTTAAGCGGGacaaggtgggcccataacccacagggcGACAATTCAGAAAATCGAAGATATGCTACGTGTTGTGCTATGGACTTCAAAGGCAACTGGATGAAGCATGAGAACGTGAACTACTTGGGCCAGACTTATTACGAACGATAACGTCTATGATGACATTTTACGAAGCTATTGCGAGTCAAATCGATTGATTATCAAGAACGTTGAAAAGAAAACATATATCGaacaatgatttattgaagtagAGTCGGAatctgagaagaccttggcaatacctcttttcaactaaagattcttttgattgttttctcatcagtgagatattatcatgatatcttttctacaaaagttttgataaatgagatctttaatttctcaaattctaagatgacattgatattgattattggtatGAGTTGGAAAGCAAAGATGTGTGGTGAAGGTTGTTGTGAAGAGATAGTGAtgttccttgatattgtttgatatttcttgacattccttgatattctttcatcATCCTTGATATCCCTTGATGTTCTTTGATATTCTCGAGATTCtttgatattctttgatattccttaacatttcttcaatttgattgggatgaacaaccctatttataggggacacaaggtatacctgtctgtgtgataggagttggatgggacgccatcacttgtgtgtgttgtgattacaagaaggttaacaacctttagtagtgtctaatgtgGACACGCAACACCAAGTTCGTTGATCATGTAGATCTCTCAGTCACTCCTTTATTCAAAGGTGATCTACCTTGAAAATATCTTGTTCCTCTGAAATTTCcaaagattgattcttgggaaatgaaTTTTGCAATTGTGAAAGTTGATTCTCCAATTTCTTTAAAGCTAAAGGTATGCCAAGGCCGATCAAGGGTGAATGATGATACGTTATTACGAAGCGTATAGTGAAATCTTATAAATGATACGTTTTAGTTTTCTTCgcggattctgaggacagaatccttataaggggggtagaatgtaatatcccatgtttttaaaattagttgATGATTATTATAGATCTAATATGTTgatattattgttggctttaATGGAATAGTGAtatgattatgtgaatagtgtgaatgtgattatatttgttatttggattaatatggattttacagattttgcgtcctccttctttttctgattccgaggacggaatccctataaggagggtagattgtaataacccggattttaaaaatatttttattaatattataaatgattttttaaaaagaaaggaataagatttgatattttattccagtttaatgagttttcaaaggtttatatttaaacctcgggttattgtgttattgataaataattgtattttcaaaactgattttcatatattgttttgagaattctgtatgaatattatgtgaatatatgtgtgatgtgagtaagtggtattggtggatttgttggttaattaattatggttaattatgagtattatatgattaatatatgaatttttgtgaattttatattatctggtttattgtgttaactgctcatatgtggtcatatttgagagatttcaatttctatatgctcaggagaaaatatagttatttggatattttcatatcgatttatggaatgttagatgattttataatcgatttacggatttaattgtgtatatttatattgatttattaattatttgacttccgtaaaaccgtccactcgtaacgaggtagcaaattttcttcccggaagtttcaacaaaactcacctctagcctaatttgaatattccggacatttttcgtgttttgattttttcgatccggagtacggttttccccggagtcggtccggcggagtttttcgggtattttaattgttgataattatccagtttgtctcgataaacgtgaaacgagatattttgattattatactcatccttatcttgtaataattgcaatgggacccgcagaccaataattgagttaaaaagccccgttttgatgattatcttgaaaaccagtaccgattggaccccgctttattaatataaagctattaaatacgtattttcatgtcatatacgatccaaaggggtaccaattatttgtaaatataaatagacctttctagagcttattttcacccgtaaaatcatttcaccagtttctttccacgaataccgagagaaaccgagcggtgttcttcgtgttcttcataatcaaacgaagatttgaaggtgttattggaatccgatggaggcgtataaatagtcaaaacgaagctcttgACGAGTAGAATCTAGTATAATCATTCGTTTATATGCATATTGAACAGgtgattttatttgatttttataaaattctaattattaagatttaaataGTGGATTTTTGCAAACgtatttgtttgattgttttgatgattccatgttgtagtacatgtttttctcgtcgttttggtatattatatgttgaatttcgaGTTCGGAATCATATAGAAAAGTCAGTTTGATTATTGGGTTgtgttcttgagtgttcttgaaGGTTTGCAATCGATTTTGGGGGTTTTTAATCTGTTAAATCTGGATGTTATTCGAAGGCACCAACACGTTTAGTGCACTGAGTAGAGTTGATTGGTAGCTTCAGATTGAGTGGAGGTGGTCGGAGGAGGCCTTGCCGGAGTCCGGCAGTCGAGAATGAAGGATGGAAATCCGGCCATTTGGCCTCGtttcttcaaattttaagcTGTAGAATGAGTTTGTGGTGGTGTATTTATGGTATCTGGAGTTGCTGGTGATTAACGGAGGCCGGGAACAGTAGTTCCGGCGAGTCAAGGGGGCGGCGATGGAAAATTTCCATTTAGCCCCCAGACTTTTGAAGATGGTGAAGTGTGTGTATCATGGTTTCAAAACTTACACAACGGCCCCTGTAACTTTGAAAAGTTACAGTTTAAACCTTGGccaaaaactttcaaaagtttacaaaataaaccttttgatttaattttctaaaattgttttatttaattattttaaattccaaaaatagtttttaattatttctttattcaaaaataaatctaaattagtttattaattaattttaattagtaattaattattttaattggtcaattaatttaaatattaattgattaattattttaattaattattaattgattttaattgattaattaattggatttaattatcctttttgatttaaaaattccgaaaaatagtttcgagctttgaaatatttttctaaattatgttcaaggctcgacaattgtttatgaatgatttcaagtccagtttcaagtatttgggacttgattatttatttgaaaagtgattcttttatcgattttaattccgaaaaatgtttaaaaattacagaaatttcccgaaaaatcattttgaacTCAAGACTTGATTTGACCTCTATTggggtgggaaaccttatgtgtaatgtgttgtctgctattggttggatgtCTTATGTGTCGATATAAGAGTGAGAAAACGGTTTtaaacatatctttt
This region includes:
- the LOC108201665 gene encoding uncharacterized protein LOC108201665; its protein translation is MAKRTRSHLGLPQNPDNPQTDQDNPNQDHASGPLFTHVNPDENQAINPNDARVTIEANQYKYTDVPVTTLHLSQLTNVELAEAIRQYHDRRESNRRLEDIGESEDSGNSRQSRGSVFDRIGDKAKKKKQKESEETRLKILAERKEQIRKEEEEKLEQKIALRIQLEEEKLTKGSRSKRYRKETTPELISDDEDERPGQTNLRDMINELNRKIGNDAGLEIGGTLTPFSHSLESIPRQKGMKHYNFESFNGLGDPEEHLHYFEQIAQIYWYNDLTKCRFFASTFKGGAQRWFSRIPSRSIGSWKDFREAFLRRFRANKTHELHMCHLETVRQYDNEALSDYMKRFQEAINKISNLDEREALSIFRRNLDPEQNERYVVELINKEPQSLAAAYAMAAKFIKETDVLQAMRMTRQGSSKGKQVEDRPRKEYHQDKKFKPDRQTNFIQQSGSKRTSQQGSGSRSDPGPNKTTREPKPEPDWTPLNRSREDILKEIRDKPFYYPPKPMQTPPESRPANRHCDYHGTHGHKTENCISLKYFIEEQISKGNMGQYIARNTANKGEGSGKQKNIVNVVLGGSCSPPPSPDSCQEVMSIQVFPEQVISFSSKDFEGVTRGHNQALVVTLDIAENEVRRILVDNGSSANILFKHTMDRMQLGNIRMNDYREDPLYGFGNSIVPVLGTLYLPVRFGTAPTQVVHMIKFYVTDTPSSYNVIIGRPGLNKIEAITSVTHLKFKFPTPFGVGEVKGDSETAGVCYSQALVMAETHMDNKRKATVFQKQRSNKKHRPYPRTNPKGEVQVIDLDPGHPNPGASNPGPGQSNQKATR